A genomic stretch from Erysipelothrix sp. HDW6C includes:
- a CDS encoding ROK family protein — MKRYLGIDVGGSSIKYGVFNEAGVEYPGENGHTPTIKDSLESVLSTLVAIINEFDNLDGVGLSIPGGVNSETNTIIEGGAIPPIGGVKIGELLKERTGVDVVIENDANCVALAEKWIGNGVNARNLVCVTIGSGIGGGIIIDHKLYTGSNFFAGEFGYMIHREFAEYSDIEIMSANSASIPMIKAVAAAKNVPYETLDGKKVFAMLADNDPVVQGIYDRWIRALSTGILNIGFALDPDTILIGGGVSAVPRIIEDVRREVAAMNKYSKHWHIDVCKQFNDAGKIGAAYNCMMKD, encoded by the coding sequence ATGAAAAGATATTTAGGAATTGACGTGGGCGGAAGCTCAATTAAGTATGGCGTTTTCAATGAAGCAGGTGTTGAGTATCCTGGTGAGAATGGTCACACACCAACGATCAAAGACAGTTTGGAATCCGTGTTATCGACACTCGTTGCAATTATCAATGAGTTTGATAATTTGGATGGTGTTGGGTTAAGCATTCCTGGCGGTGTTAACAGTGAGACAAACACAATCATAGAAGGTGGTGCAATTCCCCCTATTGGTGGTGTTAAAATTGGTGAACTGTTGAAAGAGCGCACAGGTGTGGATGTTGTGATCGAAAACGATGCAAACTGTGTTGCATTAGCAGAAAAGTGGATTGGCAATGGTGTCAATGCGCGTAACTTGGTTTGTGTCACAATTGGAAGTGGTATTGGTGGGGGCATCATTATTGACCACAAATTGTACACAGGAAGTAACTTCTTTGCGGGTGAATTTGGATACATGATTCATCGTGAGTTTGCGGAGTATAGTGATATCGAAATTATGAGTGCCAACAGTGCGTCAATTCCAATGATTAAAGCCGTTGCGGCTGCAAAAAATGTTCCTTATGAAACATTGGATGGAAAAAAAGTATTTGCCATGTTGGCAGATAATGATCCGGTTGTTCAAGGAATATATGATCGCTGGATTCGCGCTTTATCAACGGGAATCCTAAATATTGGTTTTGCCCTTGATCCCGATACCATCCTAATTGGTGGCGGGGTCAGTGCAGTACCGCGTATCATCGAAGATGTCCGTCGTGAAGTTGCGGCGATGAATAAGTATTCAAAACATTGGCACATTGATGTTTGCAAGCAGTTTAACGATGCTGGAAAGATTGGTGCTGCATACAACTGCATGATGAAAGATTAG
- a CDS encoding PTS sugar transporter subunit IIC — MGKIMQWLEDKFLPLAVKMSNIRYLVALRDGFIAVMPISMFGALNVMVKEILLTNTSLFGETLNKWSFYAENIQPFFDSVALPISNQIWWGSLALGIVFTVFTISYKLAEFDKQDALTAGVLSVVAYFTLLPQSAGPDAAWGTISWTSFNSEAIFTGIMVAIVSTELFMFITKKGWIIKMPDQVPPAVSRAFSAVIPAAVVLFTFGVFSYLTLNVMGTTLKDIINTAIQIPLTSLGQSPLTMIFLTLVAQVLWFFGLHGSLIIGPILDTMYSASLSQNAEAVLVHGIQAPNAITRSIIDLYGMAGGSGATLALIIAIFMVSKRAEYRSLAKLSLMPGIFQINEPIIYGLPIVLNPIMAIPFILVPPVMVAIGWFFTEVIPFAGRVYIAPPWVVPPVLNTFLATGGSLSATFLSLVTLGLSVAFYLPFVMLANKMD, encoded by the coding sequence ATGGGAAAAATCATGCAATGGCTTGAGGATAAGTTTCTTCCTCTTGCAGTTAAAATGAGTAACATTCGTTACTTGGTTGCTTTACGTGATGGTTTTATTGCAGTTATGCCGATTAGTATGTTCGGAGCCTTGAATGTCATGGTCAAGGAAATCTTATTAACAAACACATCGTTGTTTGGTGAGACTTTAAATAAATGGTCATTCTATGCAGAAAATATACAACCATTCTTTGATTCGGTTGCATTGCCAATCTCAAATCAAATTTGGTGGGGATCATTGGCATTGGGAATTGTATTTACTGTATTTACGATTTCTTATAAACTGGCTGAATTTGATAAACAAGATGCACTTACTGCTGGAGTATTATCTGTTGTGGCATACTTTACACTACTGCCGCAATCAGCAGGTCCTGATGCAGCGTGGGGAACAATTTCGTGGACTTCATTTAACTCAGAAGCAATATTCACAGGAATTATGGTTGCGATAGTATCGACTGAATTGTTTATGTTTATAACGAAAAAAGGTTGGATCATTAAAATGCCTGACCAAGTACCACCTGCTGTATCACGGGCCTTCAGTGCCGTTATACCTGCTGCAGTTGTCTTGTTTACATTTGGAGTCTTCTCATATTTAACACTTAACGTCATGGGAACAACTCTTAAAGATATCATTAACACAGCGATTCAAATACCACTCACAAGTTTGGGGCAATCGCCATTAACAATGATCTTCTTGACACTTGTTGCACAGGTATTGTGGTTCTTTGGATTACATGGGAGTTTAATTATTGGTCCGATTCTTGATACAATGTACTCAGCATCACTTTCACAAAATGCGGAAGCAGTCTTAGTACATGGGATTCAAGCACCAAATGCTATTACCCGTAGTATTATTGACCTCTATGGAATGGCTGGTGGATCGGGTGCAACATTAGCATTAATTATTGCAATATTTATGGTTTCAAAGCGTGCAGAATACCGTAGTTTGGCAAAACTTTCATTAATGCCAGGTATTTTCCAAATTAATGAACCGATCATTTATGGACTTCCAATCGTCTTGAATCCAATCATGGCAATACCATTCATCCTTGTTCCGCCAGTAATGGTGGCAATTGGGTGGTTCTTTACAGAAGTAATTCCCTTCGCTGGTCGCGTCTATATCGCACCACCATGGGTTGTTCCGCCTGTATTGAACACATTCCTTGCGACGGGTGGTAGTTTGTCAGCGACATTCTTATCCCTTGTAACCTTGGGGTTATCGGTAGCCTTCTACCTCCCATTTGTTATGTTAGCGAATAAGATGGATTAA
- a CDS encoding PLP-dependent aminotransferase family protein, with product MNLYERIAFDIKDKIRKGTYESGSKLPSLHTMMDTYQCSKGTVLKAYDSLRNEHIIYAKAQSGYYVANDLKQYQHDHDITYDLSTGNPTVDAFSIMEAKHVLNVALESYRKSSLEQEIKGVLSLTRLLVDYLQDFHIYTKRQSIFLTQGVIQMISLFTQIEFPNHKHKVLLESPTFSFANKIMHVYNAEVLTIKRDKDGIDLDELERLFRDEPIKFFYIVPRNHNPLGTYLSHHQRKRIMELAIAYDVYILEDDYFNDSFAIPKYEPLYYFSGFKNCIYLKSYSKLFPYIRIGYAVVPDSLLPIFKESIELSYFTSYQMPSLVSQATLEAAIRSDILTNNANALSDELHAKIKLLNKMSAKWDTEVVQHIPAQSGYYSTLILHPSIDVTQLIATLKEQHLSVASNLNSFYDPAAYDNSIRITLTRIQIEQIPTIMTILYETVQGIYQKKVSS from the coding sequence ATGAATCTATATGAACGTATTGCATTTGATATTAAAGATAAAATTCGAAAAGGAACCTATGAATCCGGATCAAAACTTCCCTCACTGCACACCATGATGGATACCTATCAATGTAGTAAAGGTACCGTTCTAAAAGCCTACGACAGTTTGCGCAATGAACACATCATTTATGCTAAAGCACAAAGCGGATATTATGTTGCTAATGATTTGAAACAGTACCAACACGATCATGACATCACCTATGACTTGAGCACGGGTAACCCTACTGTTGATGCTTTCTCAATTATGGAGGCCAAACATGTTTTAAATGTGGCTCTAGAATCCTATCGTAAAAGTTCGCTTGAACAAGAGATTAAAGGTGTTCTCTCACTCACCCGACTTTTGGTTGACTACCTTCAAGACTTTCATATTTATACAAAACGACAGAGCATTTTTCTCACTCAAGGTGTCATTCAAATGATTTCATTATTTACACAAATTGAATTTCCAAACCACAAACACAAAGTCCTTCTTGAATCCCCAACTTTCTCTTTCGCAAACAAAATAATGCATGTCTATAATGCAGAGGTTCTCACCATTAAACGGGATAAAGATGGTATCGATTTGGATGAGCTAGAGAGATTATTCCGCGATGAGCCCATCAAGTTCTTTTACATTGTTCCCCGAAACCATAATCCTCTCGGAACCTACCTTTCCCATCATCAGCGAAAAAGAATCATGGAGCTTGCGATTGCATATGATGTGTACATTCTTGAGGATGACTATTTTAACGATTCATTTGCGATTCCCAAATATGAGCCTTTGTATTATTTCTCGGGATTTAAAAATTGTATTTACCTAAAAAGTTACTCCAAACTCTTTCCCTACATCCGTATTGGGTATGCAGTCGTTCCCGATTCTCTTTTACCAATATTTAAGGAGTCTATAGAACTCTCGTATTTCACATCTTATCAAATGCCTTCACTTGTTTCGCAAGCAACCCTGGAAGCGGCGATACGGAGTGACATTCTTACGAACAATGCCAATGCGCTTTCTGATGAATTGCACGCAAAAATCAAACTTCTCAATAAAATGAGCGCAAAGTGGGATACCGAAGTTGTCCAACACATACCTGCGCAATCGGGTTACTATTCAACATTGATTTTGCATCCATCCATCGATGTCACTCAACTCATTGCAACGCTCAAAGAGCAACACCTAAGTGTTGCATCGAATTTAAACTCATTCTACGATCCCGCTGCCTATGACAACAGTATTCGGATTACGCTAACACGCATTCAGATAGAGCAAATTCCAACCATTATGACGATCCTTTATGAAACAGTTCAAGGCATCTATCAAAAAAAGGTAAGTTCCTGA
- a CDS encoding SPFH domain-containing protein, giving the protein MSFPTFIISLFLVIIALLIIGYCVRVIPQSNAYVIERLGAYSHTLEKGMHFIVPFIDRVANKVSLKERVQDFAPQPVITKDNVTMQIDTVIYFQITDPMLYTYGIHNPINAIENLTATTLRNIIGDLELDQTLTSRDIINTKMRTILDEATDPWGIRVQRVEVKNIIPPRDIQEAMEKQMRAERERRESILRAEGEKRSAILIAEGEKESVVLRAQARKEQMITEAEGEAQAIERIFGAQAKGAELLATITADNAYLKLKGLETLEKVADGQATKIIVPSEIQNLTSLLSAGKEIISKD; this is encoded by the coding sequence ATGTCATTTCCAACATTTATAATTTCATTGTTTTTAGTTATCATTGCGTTATTAATTATCGGTTATTGTGTGCGAGTGATTCCACAATCAAATGCATATGTCATTGAGCGATTGGGAGCCTATTCACACACACTTGAAAAAGGAATGCACTTTATTGTTCCGTTTATTGATCGTGTCGCAAACAAAGTTTCACTAAAAGAGCGTGTTCAAGATTTCGCGCCACAACCCGTTATTACTAAAGATAACGTTACAATGCAGATTGATACCGTTATTTACTTCCAAATTACCGATCCAATGTTGTATACATACGGAATCCACAATCCGATTAATGCGATTGAGAATTTAACTGCAACAACGTTACGTAATATTATTGGTGATTTAGAATTGGACCAAACGCTAACATCACGGGATATTATCAATACAAAAATGCGTACTATCCTTGATGAAGCAACAGATCCATGGGGAATTCGTGTTCAACGTGTTGAAGTTAAAAACATCATTCCACCGCGTGATATTCAAGAAGCAATGGAGAAACAAATGCGTGCAGAACGTGAGCGTCGTGAGTCCATTCTTCGTGCTGAAGGTGAAAAACGTTCCGCAATTTTAATTGCTGAAGGTGAAAAGGAATCGGTAGTTCTTCGCGCGCAAGCACGTAAAGAGCAAATGATTACAGAAGCTGAAGGGGAAGCACAGGCAATTGAACGTATCTTTGGTGCACAAGCAAAGGGAGCGGAATTACTTGCAACAATCACAGCAGACAATGCATATTTAAAACTTAAAGGATTGGAAACGCTTGAAAAAGTGGCTGACGGTCAAGCAACAAAGATCATTGTTCCTTCAGAAATTCAAAATTTAACCTCACTCTTGAGTGCAGGTAAAGAAATCATCAGTAAAGATTAA
- a CDS encoding NfeD family protein, which produces MSLSQVWLLVCIVMVVFELITVGNLVSIWFAIGALAAFLTAYLTGSLIIQIIVFVIVSLASMVLIRPLATRFLRGNVVATNADSIVGRQFVLAEPITEDKWGLIKVNGDTWSATTVDQIPIDSGVRVEVIAIEGVKLIVRKLEEN; this is translated from the coding sequence ATGAGTTTGTCACAGGTATGGTTACTCGTCTGTATTGTGATGGTAGTTTTTGAATTAATTACTGTAGGTAACCTTGTTTCAATTTGGTTTGCAATCGGCGCTCTGGCTGCGTTCTTAACAGCCTACTTAACCGGAAGTTTAATCATTCAAATTATTGTCTTTGTGATTGTATCATTGGCGTCGATGGTCTTAATTAGACCTTTGGCAACCCGATTCTTGCGAGGCAATGTTGTTGCAACAAATGCTGATAGTATTGTGGGGAGACAATTTGTTTTGGCAGAACCCATTACTGAAGATAAATGGGGTCTAATTAAGGTTAATGGGGATACATGGTCAGCGACAACCGTTGATCAAATACCCATCGATTCGGGTGTAAGAGTTGAAGTAATTGCTATTGAGGGTGTGAAATTAATTGTAAGAAAGCTAGAGGAGAACTAA
- a CDS encoding HAD-IB family phosphatase yields the protein MNVYDWDKTIYDGDSSIDFYKFNVKRHKRLAKLWPAQVKAAADYKRGKITKTEMKTQFYRYFSEIDDIDNAVLEFWAINKHKIKPWYMEQRRDDDLIISASPEFLLEPIIKELGVQLIASDVDKHTGVHRQENCYGVEKVRRMEKLYDMNAMEYFYSDSYSDDPLAQYAQQSFLVKGNELKNW from the coding sequence ATGAACGTATATGATTGGGATAAAACAATTTATGATGGTGACAGTTCCATTGATTTCTATAAGTTTAACGTAAAAAGACACAAGCGCCTCGCGAAATTATGGCCTGCACAGGTCAAGGCTGCAGCGGATTATAAACGTGGAAAAATCACCAAAACAGAAATGAAGACGCAATTCTACCGCTACTTTTCTGAAATTGATGACATCGATAATGCAGTTTTGGAGTTCTGGGCCATAAACAAGCATAAAATTAAACCATGGTATATGGAGCAAAGACGTGATGATGATCTCATTATTTCTGCATCTCCCGAATTCTTGCTTGAGCCGATTATTAAAGAATTGGGCGTGCAGCTGATTGCTTCAGATGTGGACAAACATACCGGAGTGCATCGTCAAGAGAATTGCTATGGCGTCGAAAAAGTGCGTCGTATGGAAAAACTTTATGATATGAATGCAATGGAGTACTTCTACTCTGATTCATATTCCGATGATCCACTGGCACAGTATGCACAACAAAGTTTTCTTGTAAAAGGTAATGAACTTAAAAATTGGTAG
- a CDS encoding PolC-type DNA polymerase III, whose amino-acid sequence MRHVGENLLRFVPDFTVIDLETTGRSNKFEDITEISAIRYRNYKPTDSYSTLIKAKNGIIPFVVELTGITDAMIADAPSIESQIEAFVDFIGSDIILGHNVTFDYFLIYDAYLAKTGIEMHNDFIDTLRISRLMNRDVKNHKLETLCTHFGVVREVGHRGLEDSQQTAQVYIGMRHKYISLREEKRAREGYYERI is encoded by the coding sequence ATGCGACATGTTGGCGAAAATCTTCTAAGGTTTGTACCAGATTTCACAGTTATTGACTTGGAAACAACCGGACGAAGTAATAAATTTGAGGACATCACGGAAATTAGTGCGATACGGTATCGTAACTACAAACCCACTGATTCGTATTCAACGCTTATCAAAGCAAAAAATGGAATCATTCCTTTTGTAGTGGAGTTGACGGGAATCACCGATGCCATGATTGCGGATGCGCCAAGTATCGAAAGCCAAATCGAAGCATTTGTTGATTTTATTGGGTCGGATATCATACTCGGACATAATGTAACATTTGATTACTTTTTGATTTATGATGCCTATCTGGCAAAGACGGGCATTGAAATGCACAACGACTTCATTGATACTTTACGAATTTCACGGCTAATGAATCGTGATGTTAAAAATCACAAGCTTGAAACACTATGCACTCACTTTGGAGTTGTACGTGAAGTAGGACACCGTGGGCTTGAAGATAGCCAACAGACTGCGCAAGTCTACATTGGCATGCGCCACAAATACATTAGTTTACGCGAAGAAAAACGAGCACGGGAGGGATACTATGAACGTATATGA
- the htpG gene encoding molecular chaperone HtpG: protein MARKKQFKAESQRLLDLMINSIYTNKEIFLRELISNASDATDKLYFNSLQDTSVQLNKEDLKIEIAIDKENRTLTISDSGIGMSEKELEDYLGTIAKSDSHAFKSALESGEDDVDIIGQFGVGFYSAFMVASEVSVTSRVYGSDEAFKFVSNGLDGFTVSAAERASHGTTIVLKIKENGEGENYDEFLEDYQIRSLIKQYSDYIRYPIVMDVEGEEVTLNSMIPLWKRSKSDVTEEELNQFYREKFHDYDDPFKTIQMKVEGNPSFDALLFIPKHVPMNFYSQQYEPGLQLYSRGVFIMDHNKSLIPDHFRFVRGLVDSPDLSLNISREILQHDRQLSLISNRIEKKIRSELELMLKNKREDYETFWSNFGMPIKYGLYSQYGSNRAELQDLLMFKSSHDEKLTTLAEYVARMKEDQTEIFYVSGENEAKVKMLPQTEFVLSKGFEVLYLTDEIDEFVIQILQQYDEKSFKSISQGDLDIDDEATKEVVEKRTEETKDLIEQLKVALNGKVDDVKLSSRLLNHPVGLVSEEGMSFEMEKVLNQMPDNPNEFKAKRILEINPNHPLLEALERVYAKDPEQLDSLAAILFDQASLIEGLPIEDAVLFSQRLAQLMIDAAK from the coding sequence ATGGCACGTAAAAAACAATTTAAAGCAGAGTCACAAAGACTCTTAGATCTCATGATTAATTCAATTTATACAAATAAGGAGATTTTTCTTCGCGAACTTATTTCCAATGCAAGTGATGCGACGGATAAGTTATATTTTAATTCACTTCAAGATACTTCAGTACAACTGAATAAAGAAGATCTTAAAATTGAAATTGCGATTGATAAAGAAAATCGCACATTAACGATCAGCGATTCAGGAATCGGAATGAGCGAAAAAGAACTGGAAGACTACCTTGGAACGATTGCTAAGAGTGATTCGCATGCATTCAAATCTGCTCTTGAGAGTGGTGAAGACGATGTTGATATCATAGGTCAATTTGGAGTTGGCTTCTACTCAGCTTTCATGGTAGCTTCTGAAGTAAGTGTTACATCGCGTGTTTATGGTAGTGATGAAGCATTTAAATTCGTATCGAATGGCTTGGATGGATTCACAGTTTCTGCTGCGGAACGCGCAAGTCATGGGACAACAATTGTCTTAAAGATTAAAGAGAATGGCGAAGGCGAGAACTATGATGAGTTTCTAGAAGATTATCAAATTCGCAGCCTGATTAAACAATACTCCGACTATATCCGCTACCCAATTGTGATGGATGTAGAAGGCGAAGAAGTTACTCTTAATTCGATGATTCCCTTGTGGAAACGTTCTAAGAGTGATGTCACTGAAGAAGAATTGAATCAATTCTACCGTGAGAAATTCCACGACTACGATGATCCATTTAAAACAATTCAAATGAAAGTTGAAGGGAACCCATCCTTTGATGCATTGCTATTCATTCCAAAGCATGTCCCAATGAACTTTTACTCCCAACAATATGAACCCGGTCTGCAATTGTACAGCCGTGGGGTATTCATTATGGATCATAATAAATCCTTGATTCCAGATCACTTCCGTTTTGTTCGTGGTTTGGTTGACTCACCCGACTTATCTTTAAATATTTCCCGAGAAATATTACAACATGATCGTCAGTTGAGCCTTATCTCAAATCGTATCGAAAAGAAAATTCGTTCAGAGTTGGAATTAATGTTAAAAAACAAACGTGAAGACTATGAAACATTCTGGTCAAACTTCGGAATGCCAATCAAGTACGGTTTGTATTCGCAATATGGTAGCAATCGTGCAGAACTACAAGACTTGTTAATGTTCAAGAGTTCTCATGATGAAAAACTTACAACACTTGCAGAGTATGTAGCGCGAATGAAAGAAGACCAAACGGAAATCTTCTATGTTTCGGGTGAGAATGAAGCCAAGGTCAAAATGTTGCCACAAACAGAATTCGTATTATCAAAAGGATTTGAGGTTCTCTATCTTACGGATGAAATCGATGAGTTTGTAATCCAAATACTCCAACAATACGATGAGAAATCATTCAAGTCGATCAGCCAGGGTGACCTAGATATTGATGATGAAGCAACGAAAGAAGTTGTCGAAAAGCGGACAGAAGAAACGAAGGACCTTATTGAACAACTGAAAGTTGCCTTAAATGGAAAAGTTGACGATGTTAAACTTTCGAGTCGCCTTCTTAACCACCCTGTTGGATTGGTTAGTGAAGAAGGCATGTCATTTGAAATGGAGAAAGTACTCAATCAAATGCCGGATAATCCCAACGAATTCAAAGCAAAACGTATTCTTGAAATTAATCCCAACCATCCCCTTTTAGAAGCTCTTGAGCGTGTATACGCAAAGGATCCTGAACAATTGGATAGTTTGGCAGCAATTCTCTTTGATCAAGCAAGTCTTATTGAAGGCTTACCAATCGAAGATGCAGTTCTGTTTTCACAACGATTGGCACAATTGATGATTGATGCCGCAAAATAG
- a CDS encoding arsenic metallochaperone ArsD family protein translates to MELTVYEVVEDLGSALLGIDTDPRRSAFKEMVKRLELSGIDVKRFNNLHDKTKTDAYSVLPTFVVDGKVVAEGNYPLADAVASWFSLDSDLFSGIQQGGSLFQAANSGRISACCGVGTDVYLDPNDDEIKE, encoded by the coding sequence ATGGAACTGACAGTATATGAAGTAGTTGAAGATTTGGGAAGTGCCCTCCTTGGGATCGATACAGATCCCAGACGCAGTGCTTTCAAAGAGATGGTCAAGCGTTTGGAATTAAGTGGAATTGATGTTAAACGCTTTAATAACCTCCACGATAAAACAAAGACGGATGCCTATTCAGTACTGCCAACTTTTGTTGTTGATGGTAAGGTTGTTGCTGAAGGAAATTACCCCTTGGCCGATGCAGTGGCTTCATGGTTCTCACTGGATTCTGATTTATTCAGTGGTATCCAACAGGGTGGAAGTCTTTTTCAAGCTGCCAACAGTGGGCGCATTAGTGCATGCTGTGGTGTGGGAACGGATGTCTACCTGGATCCCAATGACGATGAGATTAAGGAGTAA
- a CDS encoding glycosyltransferase family 4 protein: protein MKVLLYQRGEKALSKSGIGRAMKHQVRALTEAGVPFTTDEKDYYDLVHINTVDLGARSMAVKAKKEGKKVVYHAHSTEEDFRNSFIFSNQLSPLFKMHIVSSYELGDYILTPTPYSKKILEGYGIDKPIQDISNGIDLDRFHYDEYKVQKFRKFFNLADDQKVIVSVGLYFERKGLPDFMEVARALPDYTFIWFGHTPLASVTSKVREAIKEKPDNVILPGYIKGDIIEGAYASADVFFFPSYEETEGIVVLEALASKCQTIVRDIGVYDPWLSHGKNCYKGNSIRDFVFLIRTFIKGELPSTVEGGYAVAEERSIEEIGKQLKDVYERVLKGDY, encoded by the coding sequence ATGAAGGTTTTATTATATCAACGCGGAGAGAAGGCCCTCAGCAAATCGGGGATCGGACGTGCTATGAAACATCAAGTGCGTGCACTCACTGAAGCAGGGGTTCCGTTTACAACTGATGAAAAAGACTATTATGATTTAGTCCATATTAATACTGTTGATCTCGGTGCACGTTCAATGGCTGTGAAGGCGAAAAAAGAAGGTAAGAAGGTTGTTTATCATGCGCACTCAACCGAAGAGGATTTCCGTAATTCGTTCATCTTCTCAAATCAACTGTCACCATTGTTCAAGATGCATATTGTATCCAGTTATGAACTTGGAGATTATATTCTTACGCCGACTCCCTATTCAAAGAAGATCTTAGAGGGGTATGGTATTGATAAGCCAATCCAAGATATATCGAATGGGATTGATTTGGACCGTTTTCATTATGATGAATATAAAGTGCAAAAATTCCGTAAGTTCTTTAATCTTGCTGATGACCAAAAAGTAATTGTTTCAGTTGGGCTTTATTTTGAACGTAAAGGACTTCCTGATTTCATGGAAGTCGCCCGCGCATTACCGGATTATACGTTTATTTGGTTTGGACATACCCCTCTTGCAAGTGTTACTTCAAAGGTACGTGAGGCGATTAAAGAGAAACCAGATAATGTCATCTTACCGGGATATATTAAAGGGGATATTATTGAAGGCGCTTATGCATCGGCAGATGTATTCTTCTTTCCATCATATGAAGAGACCGAAGGTATCGTTGTGCTTGAGGCATTGGCATCAAAATGTCAGACAATTGTTCGCGATATTGGTGTTTACGATCCGTGGTTATCCCATGGTAAAAACTGTTACAAAGGAAATTCAATTCGTGATTTTGTATTCTTGATTCGTACATTTATCAAAGGTGAGCTGCCGTCAACTGTGGAGGGTGGCTACGCTGTGGCTGAAGAGCGCAGTATCGAAGAGATTGGAAAACAATTAAAAGATGTATATGAACGTGTACTGAAGGGAGATTACTAA
- a CDS encoding transcription repressor NadR, translating to MNGDQRRLEILQSLQLAESAISANQFARQFGVSRQVIVGDVALLRAQGHNINATGKGYIINHSNSLKLERIIAVNHPPEQTRNELELLVSLGVIIRDVTVEHPVYGEITGQLNIASVQDIDDFLNNDVTLLSSLTDGIHLHTILCDNDAHYNKVIEALDHANLRYSN from the coding sequence ATGAATGGAGACCAACGTCGACTTGAAATTCTACAATCCTTACAGTTAGCAGAAAGTGCAATCAGTGCAAACCAATTTGCGCGTCAATTTGGTGTTTCCCGACAAGTCATTGTCGGTGATGTCGCCCTTTTGCGTGCCCAGGGTCACAACATCAATGCAACTGGGAAGGGATATATCATCAATCATTCGAATTCCTTGAAACTCGAGCGAATTATTGCCGTCAACCACCCACCCGAGCAAACACGAAACGAACTGGAACTTTTAGTCTCCTTGGGTGTGATCATTCGTGATGTCACAGTGGAGCACCCAGTTTATGGAGAAATAACAGGGCAATTGAATATTGCTTCAGTTCAAGATATTGACGATTTCTTAAATAATGATGTTACACTGCTTTCATCGCTAACCGATGGGATTCATCTCCATACCATCCTCTGTGATAACGATGCCCATTATAACAAGGTTATCGAAGCACTTGATCATGCAAATTTGCGCTATTCTAACTAA
- a CDS encoding arsenate reductase family protein encodes MKPLFIYYPKCSTCKRAIKFLEDNNIDVEYRDIMTQNPTKAELKKWFVESGYPIKRFFNTSGIVYREMNLKDKLPTMSDEEALDLLATTGRLIRRPVMISDHGVFLGFHEEMYELLK; translated from the coding sequence ATGAAACCACTATTTATTTACTATCCAAAATGTTCTACTTGTAAACGCGCAATTAAGTTTTTAGAGGACAACAATATCGATGTCGAATACCGTGACATCATGACACAAAACCCTACCAAGGCCGAATTAAAGAAATGGTTTGTAGAGAGCGGATATCCAATCAAACGCTTTTTCAATACTTCAGGCATTGTGTATCGCGAAATGAACCTAAAGGATAAATTGCCAACAATGAGTGACGAAGAAGCACTGGATCTTCTTGCAACTACAGGACGCTTGATTCGCAGACCTGTTATGATCAGTGATCACGGTGTTTTTCTTGGTTTCCACGAAGAAATGTACGAATTACTAAAATAA